In Bradyrhizobium sp. CCBAU 051011, the following are encoded in one genomic region:
- a CDS encoding acyl-CoA dehydrogenase family protein: MSDLETFRRETRTWLEANCPPEMRRPMTSENDTYWGGRNAKFSSEPQRVWFERMRDKGWTVPDWPKEYGGGGLDRAEHKVLREEMAAMGARAPLSSFGIWMLGPALLKYGNEAQKKEHLPKIAAGLIRWCQGYSEPNAGSDLASLQTRAESDGDDYIINGQKIWTSYANYADWIFCLVRTDPTAKKHDGISFILFDMASKGVSTKPILLISGYSPFCETFFDNVRVPKSHVVGTVNRGWDVAKYLLQHERAMISGTGERGVGRPLGQVAADSVGSDDSGRLDDAMLRGQIAAFDIDEAAFAAVAERAIDLAKAGQSHPAFSSAMKYYGTELNKRRHEILMSAGGIDALEWESDRSRGGARPRAWLRTKANSIEGGTSEVMLGIVAKRILDLPGA; the protein is encoded by the coding sequence ATGTCCGATCTGGAAACATTCCGCCGTGAAACCCGCACCTGGCTGGAGGCCAATTGCCCGCCGGAAATGCGCCGTCCGATGACTTCGGAGAACGACACCTATTGGGGCGGGCGCAACGCAAAATTCTCGTCGGAGCCGCAGCGCGTCTGGTTCGAGCGGATGCGCGACAAGGGCTGGACGGTGCCGGACTGGCCGAAGGAATATGGCGGCGGCGGGCTCGATCGCGCCGAGCACAAGGTGCTGCGAGAGGAGATGGCGGCGATGGGCGCGCGGGCGCCGCTGTCGAGCTTTGGCATCTGGATGCTTGGGCCGGCGCTGTTGAAGTACGGCAACGAGGCGCAGAAGAAAGAGCATTTGCCAAAAATCGCCGCCGGTCTGATCCGCTGGTGCCAGGGCTATTCCGAGCCGAACGCCGGATCGGACCTCGCCTCACTGCAGACCCGCGCCGAGAGCGATGGCGACGACTACATCATCAACGGCCAGAAGATCTGGACGTCGTATGCCAACTACGCCGACTGGATCTTCTGCCTGGTGCGCACCGATCCCACGGCGAAGAAGCACGACGGCATCAGTTTTATCCTGTTCGACATGGCCTCGAAGGGCGTGTCGACCAAGCCAATTCTCCTGATCTCCGGTTATTCGCCGTTCTGCGAAACCTTCTTCGACAATGTGCGCGTGCCGAAGTCGCATGTGGTAGGCACCGTCAACCGTGGCTGGGATGTCGCGAAATACCTGCTGCAGCACGAGCGCGCGATGATCTCAGGCACGGGAGAGCGCGGCGTTGGCCGTCCGCTCGGACAAGTTGCCGCCGATTCCGTCGGTAGCGATGATTCCGGCCGGCTCGATGATGCGATGCTGCGCGGTCAGATCGCTGCGTTCGACATCGACGAGGCGGCATTCGCCGCCGTGGCCGAGCGCGCGATCGATCTGGCGAAAGCCGGGCAGTCGCATCCGGCGTTTTCCTCGGCGATGAAATATTACGGCACCGAGCTCAACAAGCGTCGCCACGAAATCCTGATGTCGGCCGGCGGCATCGACGCGCTGGAATGGGAAAGCGACCGCTCCCGAGGCGGCGCCCGCCCGCGCGCATGGCTGCGCACCAAGGCCAATTCGATCGAAGGCGGCACATCGGAGGTGATGCTCGGCATCGTCGCCAAGCGCATCCTCGATCTGCCGGGGGCGTGA
- a CDS encoding MFS transporter, giving the protein MTERDSTRRTILDALNYTSRDEASIRYDGWRIVVVCFLLATFGWGLGFYGQSVYVAELQRLHGWPASLISSGTTFFYLFGAALVAFVSEAIKAFGPRNCLIAGTFAMAAAAISIGQVREPWQLFLANGVLAFGWAGTSLAIITTTLGLWFDDKRGMAISLALNGASFGGIVGVPLLVTAIGYFGFSGAMTFSAAVMVALMVPVILLLVGRPPLHLSAGAVDAADAPSPTQIRARAFRDIGFLSVSIAFALVLFAQVGFIVHLIAFLDSVIGRQQAAIAMALLTAMAVVGRVLFSFVIDRMNQRLASSLSFVSQAVALVIVINVHNDYALIAACALFGFSVGNLITLPALIVQREFDPRSFGVLISLITAINQITYAFGPGVVGLLRDLSGSYTLPFYACIGVELVAAVLIMVRGKTPSLRA; this is encoded by the coding sequence ATGACGGAGCGAGACAGCACAAGAAGAACCATTTTGGACGCGCTTAACTACACCTCTCGCGATGAAGCCTCGATCCGCTACGACGGCTGGCGCATCGTCGTCGTCTGCTTCCTGCTGGCGACGTTCGGCTGGGGGCTCGGCTTCTACGGCCAGAGCGTCTATGTCGCGGAATTGCAGCGGCTGCACGGCTGGCCGGCGTCGCTGATCTCGTCCGGCACCACGTTCTTCTATCTGTTCGGCGCAGCGCTGGTCGCCTTTGTCAGCGAGGCCATCAAGGCGTTCGGTCCGCGCAATTGCCTGATCGCGGGGACGTTCGCAATGGCTGCGGCGGCGATATCGATCGGTCAGGTCAGGGAACCCTGGCAGCTTTTCCTTGCGAACGGCGTGCTGGCGTTCGGCTGGGCGGGGACAAGCCTTGCCATCATCACCACTACGCTCGGGCTGTGGTTCGACGACAAGCGCGGCATGGCGATCAGCCTGGCGCTGAACGGCGCGAGTTTTGGCGGCATCGTCGGCGTGCCGCTGCTGGTAACCGCGATCGGCTATTTCGGCTTTTCCGGCGCGATGACCTTCTCGGCCGCGGTGATGGTCGCGCTGATGGTGCCGGTGATCCTGCTGCTGGTCGGACGGCCGCCGCTCCATCTGAGTGCGGGCGCGGTCGATGCCGCGGACGCGCCGTCGCCGACGCAAATCCGCGCGCGGGCGTTTCGCGATATCGGTTTCCTCTCGGTCTCGATCGCGTTTGCGCTGGTGCTGTTCGCGCAGGTCGGCTTCATCGTGCACCTGATCGCTTTTCTGGATTCGGTGATCGGGCGGCAGCAGGCAGCGATTGCGATGGCGCTGTTGACCGCGATGGCGGTGGTCGGCCGCGTGCTGTTTTCCTTCGTGATCGACCGGATGAACCAGCGGCTGGCGTCCTCGCTCTCCTTTGTCAGCCAGGCGGTCGCGCTGGTCATCGTCATCAACGTCCATAATGATTATGCGTTGATCGCCGCCTGCGCGCTATTCGGCTTCTCGGTCGGCAATCTGATCACGCTGCCGGCACTGATCGTGCAACGCGAGTTCGACCCGCGCTCGTTCGGCGTGCTGATCAGTCTGATCACGGCGATCAACCAGATCACCTACGCGTTCGGGCCAGGCGTGGTGGGGTTGCTGCGCGATCTGTCGGGAAGTTATACGCTGCCGTTTTATGCCTGCATCGGCGTCGAGTTGGTGGCCGCGGTGCTGATTATGGTGCGTGGTAAAACCCCGTCATTGCGAGCGTAG
- the cydB gene encoding cytochrome d ubiquinol oxidase subunit II translates to MIPIDLAIVWAFIIAFAVFVYVVMDGFDLGLGILFPLFPEKRDRDVIMNSVAPVWDGNETWLVLGGGGLMAAFPLAYAVLMPALYTPMIVMLLGLVFRGVAFEFRWRTTKERNKWDIAFFGGSILATLAQGIALGAILQGVHVEGRHYAGGWWDWLTPFSILTGVSLVIGYALLGATWLVMKTEGELRDRAYHLSWIFLLAMLGAIGAVSIATPFLHVQYTHRWFAWPNILFTAPVPIAVAAVTVLLLRSLANKYDYQPFFLTLALFTLSYAGLGISMYPYIVPQSITIWQAAAPANSQIFMLFGVAGLIPLILGYTAWAYWVFRGKVKPESGYH, encoded by the coding sequence ATGATTCCGATCGACCTCGCCATCGTCTGGGCCTTCATCATCGCCTTTGCCGTGTTCGTCTATGTCGTGATGGACGGCTTCGATCTCGGCCTCGGCATCCTGTTTCCGCTATTCCCCGAGAAACGGGATCGCGACGTCATCATGAACAGTGTCGCCCCGGTGTGGGACGGCAACGAAACCTGGCTGGTGCTCGGCGGCGGCGGCCTGATGGCGGCGTTTCCGCTCGCCTATGCCGTGCTGATGCCGGCGCTCTATACGCCGATGATCGTGATGCTGCTCGGCCTCGTGTTCCGCGGCGTCGCCTTCGAATTCCGCTGGCGCACGACCAAGGAACGCAACAAGTGGGACATCGCGTTTTTCGGCGGATCGATCCTGGCGACGCTGGCGCAAGGCATCGCGCTCGGCGCTATCCTGCAGGGCGTGCATGTCGAGGGACGGCACTACGCCGGCGGCTGGTGGGACTGGCTGACGCCGTTCAGCATTCTGACCGGCGTGTCGCTGGTGATCGGCTATGCGCTGCTCGGCGCGACATGGCTGGTGATGAAGACCGAAGGCGAATTGCGCGACCGCGCCTATCATCTGAGCTGGATATTCCTGCTGGCGATGTTGGGGGCCATCGGTGCAGTCAGCATCGCAACGCCGTTCCTCCATGTGCAGTACACGCACCGCTGGTTCGCCTGGCCTAATATCCTCTTTACCGCGCCGGTGCCGATCGCGGTGGCCGCAGTCACCGTGTTGCTGCTGCGCAGTCTCGCCAACAAATATGACTACCAGCCGTTCTTCCTGACGCTGGCGTTGTTCACGCTGTCCTATGCCGGGCTTGGCATCAGCATGTATCCCTACATCGTGCCGCAGAGCATCACGATCTGGCAGGCGGCGGCGCCCGCGAACAGCCAGATCTTCATGCTGTTCGGCGTCGCCGGGCTGATACCACTGATCCTCGGCTATACCGCCTGGGCCTATTGGGTATTCCGCGGCAAGGTCAAACCCGAGAGCGGCTACCATTGA
- a CDS encoding carboxymuconolactone decarboxylase family protein — translation MRLKLLSPGEMNADQKETYDEAISGKRGAPPAPMMAWLNSPQMARHATRLGEQLRFNTMFPAKLSEIAILVTARHWTSHYEWFAHKRLALKGGMDPKIIEDIRDRRTPTFDDPKGKMIYDLAKSLHEGKGVSQALYDEAVKVLTERGIVEVIGLCGYYTMVSMTLNTFEFGLPEGEVSDLA, via the coding sequence ATGCGGTTGAAGTTGCTTTCGCCTGGCGAAATGAATGCCGACCAGAAAGAAACCTACGACGAGGCGATATCAGGCAAGCGCGGCGCCCCGCCGGCGCCGATGATGGCCTGGCTCAACAGCCCGCAGATGGCGCGACATGCCACGCGGCTCGGCGAGCAGCTTCGTTTCAACACGATGTTTCCCGCAAAATTGTCCGAGATCGCGATCCTCGTTACCGCGCGACACTGGACGTCGCATTACGAATGGTTTGCGCATAAGCGGCTGGCGCTGAAGGGCGGCATGGATCCGAAGATCATCGAGGACATCCGCGACCGCCGCACGCCAACGTTCGACGACCCCAAGGGCAAAATGATCTACGACCTCGCCAAGTCGCTGCATGAAGGCAAAGGCGTGTCGCAGGCGCTGTATGACGAAGCCGTAAAAGTGCTCACCGAGCGCGGGATCGTCGAAGTGATCGGGCTGTGTGGTTACTACACGATGGTGTCCATGACGCTGAACACGTTTGAGTTCGGACTGCCGGAGGGCGAAGTATCTGATCTTGCGTGA
- a CDS encoding nuclear transport factor 2 family protein, which produces MPTRARLDEFIAAVVSGDHAGAIERFYTEDASMQENEAPPRVGRDVLVAHERAVLERVKSVTSTCVTSIVEGDRVAIHWVFEFVFQSGKTGRFDEVALQEWRGDKVWRERFFYDPSKPAA; this is translated from the coding sequence ATGCCGACGCGCGCCCGTCTTGATGAGTTCATTGCAGCCGTCGTCTCCGGCGATCATGCCGGGGCGATCGAGCGCTTCTACACCGAGGACGCCAGCATGCAGGAGAACGAGGCGCCGCCGCGGGTCGGCCGCGACGTCCTGGTGGCGCACGAGCGCGCGGTGCTGGAGCGGGTCAAGAGCGTGACCTCGACCTGCGTGACCTCGATCGTCGAGGGCGATCGTGTCGCAATCCACTGGGTGTTCGAGTTCGTGTTCCAGTCCGGCAAGACCGGGCGGTTCGACGAGGTCGCGCTGCAGGAATGGCGCGGCGACAAGGTCTGGCGCGAGCGGTTCTTCTACGATCCGTCGAAGCCGGCCGCCTAG
- a CDS encoding DUF2474 domain-containing protein: protein MTQIKPSQRPLSHRLLWFAALWLGGVGTVTLISFCLRLWIAPK from the coding sequence TTGACCCAGATCAAGCCAAGCCAGCGTCCTCTCTCGCATCGTCTGCTCTGGTTCGCCGCGCTCTGGCTTGGCGGCGTCGGCACCGTGACGCTGATCTCGTTTTGCCTGCGGCTGTGGATCGCGCCGAAATAA
- a CDS encoding L,D-transpeptidase, producing MTKFRHLIWMLIATSGLILSASQSQAQLRQPDVGDQPGFVPDENVELDPQFRKTAVFYRTNEAPGTIIVVTAERHLYLIQGNGRALRYGIGVGREGFQWQGLVNITRKAEWPDWTPPPEMIARQPYLPRFMAGGPGNPLGARAMYLGTTVYRIHGTNRPDTIGTAVSSGCFRLVNADVTDLYERVPVGTKVIIRQKPEL from the coding sequence ATGACAAAATTTCGGCACCTGATCTGGATGCTGATCGCTACTAGCGGTCTGATCCTCTCGGCCTCGCAGAGCCAGGCACAATTGCGCCAGCCCGATGTCGGCGACCAGCCGGGGTTTGTTCCGGATGAGAACGTCGAACTGGACCCGCAGTTCAGGAAGACCGCAGTGTTCTACCGCACCAACGAAGCGCCGGGCACCATCATCGTGGTCACGGCCGAGCGGCATCTCTATCTGATCCAGGGCAACGGCCGTGCGCTGCGCTACGGCATCGGCGTCGGCCGCGAGGGATTCCAGTGGCAGGGCCTCGTGAACATCACGCGCAAGGCGGAGTGGCCGGACTGGACGCCGCCGCCGGAGATGATCGCGCGCCAGCCCTATCTGCCGCGCTTCATGGCGGGCGGGCCCGGCAATCCCCTCGGTGCGCGCGCGATGTATCTCGGCACCACCGTTTACCGCATTCACGGCACCAACCGGCCCGACACGATCGGCACCGCCGTGTCTTCGGGCTGCTTCCGGCTCGTCAACGCCGACGTCACCGATCTCTATGAGCGTGTGCCGGTCGGCACCAAGGTGATTATCCGGCAGAAGCCCGAGCTTTAA
- a CDS encoding MFS transporter: MLDTTAAEEIANDARARANVLRLAAAQALTGANSAVIFATGSIVGATLAPSISLATVPLSMYVLGLAAGTLPTGAISRAYGRRVAFIIGTFCGVLTGALGAAAILHGSFWLFCFATFLGGLYGAVAQSYRFAAADGASVAFRPKALSWVMAGGVFAGVLGPQLVQWTMDIWPPYLFAFSFVMQAFVALVAMAVLSGVDAPKPAPSDMHGGRPLFEIARQPRFIAAALCGVIAYPMMNLVMTSAPLAMKMCGLTVSDSNFGIQWHIVAMYGPSFFTGSLIARFGAPAIVAVGLLLEAAAAGIGLAGITAMHFWATLIVLGIGWNFAFIGASALVLETHRPQERNKVQAFNDFLVFGMMALGSFSSGQLLAHYGWSMVNMVVFPPVLLGLAVLALASFAKRRAKLRPVDGIPGPGI, encoded by the coding sequence ATGCTGGATACGACTGCTGCCGAAGAGATCGCCAATGACGCACGCGCGCGCGCCAACGTGCTGCGGCTCGCCGCGGCGCAGGCGCTGACCGGCGCAAATTCGGCGGTCATCTTCGCCACCGGCTCGATCGTCGGCGCGACGCTGGCGCCGTCCATTTCGCTCGCCACCGTGCCGCTCTCGATGTATGTGCTCGGCCTCGCCGCCGGTACGCTGCCGACAGGTGCGATCTCGCGCGCCTATGGTCGCCGTGTCGCGTTCATCATCGGCACCTTCTGCGGCGTTCTGACCGGCGCGCTCGGCGCGGCCGCGATCCTGCACGGGTCGTTCTGGCTGTTCTGCTTCGCGACTTTTCTCGGCGGGCTCTATGGCGCGGTGGCGCAGTCCTATCGCTTTGCCGCCGCCGACGGCGCCAGCGTTGCGTTCCGTCCCAAAGCCTTGTCCTGGGTGATGGCGGGCGGCGTATTCGCGGGTGTGCTTGGCCCGCAGCTTGTGCAGTGGACCATGGATATCTGGCCGCCTTATCTGTTTGCCTTCAGCTTCGTGATGCAGGCGTTTGTCGCGCTGGTGGCGATGGCGGTGCTGTCCGGTGTCGATGCACCGAAGCCGGCGCCATCGGATATGCATGGCGGAAGGCCGCTATTCGAGATCGCGCGGCAGCCGCGCTTCATCGCCGCTGCCCTGTGCGGGGTGATTGCCTATCCCATGATGAACCTCGTGATGACCTCGGCGCCGCTCGCCATGAAGATGTGCGGGCTCACCGTTAGCGATTCAAATTTCGGCATTCAGTGGCACATCGTGGCGATGTACGGGCCGAGCTTCTTCACGGGCTCGCTGATCGCGCGCTTCGGCGCGCCGGCCATCGTGGCGGTCGGCCTGCTGCTGGAAGCGGCTGCGGCGGGCATCGGCCTTGCCGGCATCACCGCGATGCATTTCTGGGCGACGTTGATCGTGCTCGGCATCGGCTGGAACTTTGCCTTTATCGGCGCGTCGGCGCTGGTGCTGGAAACGCATCGGCCGCAGGAACGCAACAAGGTGCAGGCTTTCAACGATTTCCTGGTGTTCGGGATGATGGCGCTGGGGTCGTTCTCGTCCGGCCAGTTGCTGGCGCATTACGGCTGGTCCATGGTCAACATGGTGGTGTTCCCGCCGGTGCTGCTCGGCCTTGCCGTCCTGGCTCTTGCGTCATTTGCCAAGCGGCGGGCTAAATTGCGGCCGGTGGACGGAATTCCCGGTCCGGGTATCTAG
- a CDS encoding amino acid ABC transporter substrate-binding protein, with the protein MLRTFRGGLLIGLAVAIAVAAAAITYERYDTKTLKRTIKRGEVLCGVNKGLPGFSIPDDKGDWTGFDVDFCRAVAAAIFDDPKKAKFMPLDASERFKELQSRKVDILARNTTWSMSRESNYALYFPAVAYYDGQGFMLPRSRNIDSALDLNNSKVCVQEGTTTVLNVADHFRANNMKYTEMKFPKLEDVLKAYEGGKCDTFTADVSQLYALRLNLIQPSDHVILPDVISKEPLAPVVRQRDDDWMMIVKWTLYAMINAEELGITSKNIDEALKSKKPDVMRLVGTEGAYGEDLGLPKDWAARIIRHVGNYGEVYERNVGEGSKLKIPRGLNSLWSNGGIQYAPPIR; encoded by the coding sequence ATGCTACGGACATTTCGAGGCGGCCTGCTCATCGGGCTGGCGGTCGCAATCGCGGTCGCGGCCGCTGCAATCACGTATGAGCGTTACGACACCAAGACGCTGAAGCGGACGATCAAGCGCGGCGAAGTGCTGTGCGGCGTCAACAAGGGCCTGCCCGGCTTCTCGATCCCCGACGACAAGGGCGACTGGACCGGCTTCGACGTCGATTTCTGCCGCGCGGTGGCCGCGGCAATCTTCGACGATCCCAAGAAGGCGAAATTCATGCCGCTCGACGCCAGCGAGCGCTTCAAGGAGTTGCAGAGCCGCAAGGTCGACATCCTCGCGCGCAACACGACCTGGAGCATGTCGCGCGAGAGCAACTACGCGCTCTATTTCCCGGCGGTCGCCTATTATGACGGCCAGGGCTTCATGCTGCCGCGCTCGCGCAACATCGATTCCGCGCTGGACCTCAACAACAGCAAGGTCTGCGTGCAGGAAGGGACGACGACGGTGCTCAACGTCGCCGACCATTTCCGCGCCAACAACATGAAATATACGGAAATGAAGTTTCCCAAGCTGGAAGACGTTCTCAAGGCCTATGAGGGTGGCAAGTGCGACACCTTCACCGCCGACGTCTCTCAGCTCTACGCGCTCCGCCTGAACCTGATCCAGCCGAGCGACCACGTCATCCTGCCCGACGTCATCTCCAAGGAGCCGCTCGCCCCCGTGGTGCGCCAACGCGACGACGACTGGATGATGATCGTGAAGTGGACGCTGTATGCGATGATCAATGCCGAGGAGCTCGGCATCACCTCGAAGAACATCGACGAGGCGCTGAAGTCGAAGAAGCCCGACGTGATGCGGCTGGTCGGCACCGAAGGCGCCTATGGCGAAGATCTCGGCCTCCCTAAGGACTGGGCCGCCCGCATCATCCGCCATGTCGGCAATTACGGCGAGGTCTACGAGCGCAATGTCGGCGAAGGATCGAAGCTGAAGATCCCGCGCGGCCTGAATTCGCTATGGAGCAACGGCGGCATCCAATACGCGCCCCCGATCAGGTAA
- a CDS encoding acyl-CoA dehydrogenase family protein, with protein MPLVLTEEQSMLRDSARGLISDKAPVSHLRQLRDSKDATGFSRDLWKAFAEMGFSGLLVPENFGGSGLGYVEAGVVMEEIGRTLMPSPFLSTAVLAVSALHGGSEAQQSAHLPDIADGSLLAALAIDEGTKHRPLQTKLQAVRSGNGFKLNGTKALVIDGHTADLLIVAGRTGGAPGERNGLTLFLVDPKAKGIAIERTVMVDAHNAARIEFSNVEVDADQVLGEVDQGYQLLEGVLNIGRGAVASEMVGLSEEVFGRTVTYLKERKQFGKLIGEFQALQHRAAQLYIDIEITRAAVLKALQTLDGDFDHAGAAVAVAKARAGTTATLAVQEGVQMHGGMGMTDQFDIGFFMKRARVCQELFGDSNYHADQLARMKSY; from the coding sequence ATGCCACTCGTCCTCACCGAAGAACAATCCATGCTGCGCGATAGCGCGCGTGGCCTTATCAGCGACAAGGCGCCGGTGTCGCATCTGCGCCAGTTGCGCGACAGCAAGGACGCCACGGGATTCTCCCGCGACCTCTGGAAGGCGTTCGCCGAGATGGGTTTTTCCGGATTACTGGTGCCGGAAAATTTTGGCGGCAGCGGGCTCGGCTATGTCGAGGCCGGCGTGGTGATGGAGGAAATCGGCCGCACCTTGATGCCGTCGCCGTTCCTGTCGACCGCGGTGCTCGCCGTATCAGCGCTACATGGCGGTAGCGAGGCGCAGCAATCGGCGCATCTGCCTGACATCGCCGACGGCTCGCTCCTGGCCGCGCTCGCGATCGATGAAGGAACAAAGCATCGCCCGCTGCAGACCAAGCTGCAGGCGGTCCGCTCGGGCAATGGCTTCAAGCTGAACGGCACCAAGGCACTGGTGATCGACGGCCATACCGCCGATCTCCTGATCGTCGCGGGCCGAACCGGCGGCGCGCCCGGTGAGCGCAATGGGTTGACGCTGTTCCTGGTCGACCCCAAGGCCAAGGGTATCGCGATCGAACGCACCGTGATGGTCGATGCGCATAACGCCGCCAGAATCGAGTTCAGCAATGTCGAGGTCGACGCCGATCAGGTGCTCGGCGAGGTCGATCAGGGCTATCAGCTACTCGAAGGCGTGCTCAACATCGGCCGCGGCGCGGTCGCTTCCGAAATGGTGGGCCTAAGCGAAGAGGTATTCGGCCGCACCGTCACCTATCTGAAGGAGCGCAAGCAGTTCGGCAAATTGATCGGCGAATTCCAGGCGCTGCAGCACCGCGCCGCCCAGCTCTATATCGACATCGAGATAACCCGCGCGGCCGTGCTGAAGGCGCTGCAGACGCTCGACGGCGATTTCGATCATGCCGGTGCGGCGGTCGCAGTCGCCAAGGCGCGCGCGGGGACGACCGCGACGCTCGCGGTGCAAGAGGGGGTGCAGATGCACGGCGGCATGGGCATGACCGACCAGTTCGACATCGGCTTCTTCATGAAGCGCGCGCGGGTCTGCCAGGAATTGTTCGGCGACAGCAACTACCACGCCGACCAGTTGGCGCGGATGAAGAGTTACTGA
- a CDS encoding VOC family protein: MPQNPPIIAGTRIGHVHLKVADLERALGFYCGVLGFEVMQRMDSGAAFISAGGYHHHIGLNTWESKGGHPPPPGTTGLFHTAILYPSRPALADALYRVIEAGIELDGASDHGVSEALYLRDPDQNGVELYRDRPKEEWPRAADGSLAMFTKRLDLEDLLRQREA, encoded by the coding sequence ATGCCCCAGAATCCACCCATCATCGCCGGCACCCGGATCGGGCACGTCCATCTCAAGGTCGCCGATCTCGAACGCGCGCTGGGGTTCTATTGCGGCGTGCTCGGCTTTGAGGTGATGCAACGGATGGATTCAGGCGCTGCGTTCATTTCGGCCGGCGGCTACCACCATCATATCGGGCTCAACACCTGGGAAAGCAAAGGCGGTCACCCACCTCCGCCGGGCACCACGGGGCTGTTTCACACTGCTATTCTCTATCCCTCGCGCCCGGCGCTGGCGGATGCGCTCTATCGCGTGATTGAGGCCGGCATCGAACTCGATGGCGCCAGCGACCACGGCGTCAGCGAGGCGCTCTATTTGCGCGATCCCGATCAAAACGGCGTCGAGCTCTATCGCGACCGGCCGAAGGAAGAATGGCCGCGCGCGGCCGATGGATCGCTCGCGATGTTTACGAAGCGGCTGGATCTGGAGGATCTGCTGCGGCAGCGGGAGGCGTAG